A window of the Brassica napus cultivar Da-Ae chromosome C5, Da-Ae, whole genome shotgun sequence genome harbors these coding sequences:
- the LOC106374360 gene encoding glutathione S-transferase T2-like, translating into MDSYPSASSSKFVELLNSQQTVSFGNYEDSVELSSSQLPFQGSFGTEASNFEGDTATERRERRKWTPKDDILLISSCLNTSKDAVVGNEQRSGAFWSRIAAYVEASRESQATGGGCEQREPHHCKQRWHRINDLVSKFCGAYEAATRDKSSGQNDNDVLKQAHQIFYNNHEKKFTLEHCLKELCNDQKWCDLATAKRPSSKKRKCEDGGDSSASQATENKRPPGVKAAKASSKKKVVEENSLNGFQSMWTIKQHDLLIKERLSKMSLLDSLLGKKELLAEYEEALKAKLINDLMSS; encoded by the coding sequence ATGGATTCCTATCCATCTGCTTCAAGCTCAAAGTTTGTTGAACTATTAAATAGTCAACAAACCGTTTCCTTTGGAAACTATGAAGATAGTGTTGAACTATCTTCATCACAACTTCCATTTCAAGGTTCATTTGGTACCGAAGCCTCTAACTTTGAAGGAGACACGGCTACAGAGCGAAGAGAGCGACGGAAATGGACACCAAAGGATGATATTTTGCTCATCAGCTCGTGTTTAAACACGAGCAAAGACGCTGTGGTTGGGAACGAGCAAAGATCAGGCGCTTTTTGGTCAAGAATTGCTGCCTACGTTGAGGCAAGCAGAGAGAGCCAAGCCACTGGTGGTGGCTGCGAACAGAGAGAGCCACACCATTGCAAACAGCGTTGGCACAGGATCAATGACCTTGTGTCCAAGTTCTGTGGAGCATATGAGGCTGCTACTAGGGATAAAAGTAGTGGGCAAAACGACAATGATGTTCTCAAGCAAGCACATCAAATCTTCTACAACAATCACGAGAAGAAATTCACTCTTGAACACTGTTTGAAGGAGCTGTGCAATGACCAGAAGTGGTGCGACCTTGCCACTGCTAAACGTCCCAGTTCGAAGAAGAGGAAGTGTGAGGACGGTGgagattcatcagcttctcaaGCAACTGAGAACAAACGTCCCCCGGGTGTTAAGGCGGCAAAGGCGAGTTCTAAGAAGAAGGTGGTAGAGGAGAATTCTCTGAATGGGTTTCAGAGTATGTGGACAATCAAACAACATGATTTGTTGATTAAGGAACGGTTGTCTAAGATGAGTTTGCTCGACAGTTTGCTTGGGAAGAAGGAACTTCTAGCTGAGTATGAAGAGGCCCTCAAGGCTAAACTCATCAATGACTTGATGTCTAGCTAG